The following are encoded together in the Chanodichthys erythropterus isolate Z2021 chromosome 16, ASM2448905v1, whole genome shotgun sequence genome:
- the rab8a gene encoding ras-related protein Rab-8A, whose protein sequence is MAKTYDYLFKLLLIGDSGVGKTCVLFRFSEDAFNSTFISTIGIDFKIRTIELDGKKIKLQIWDTAGQERFRTITTAYYRGAMGIMLVYDITNEKSFDNIKNWIRNIEEHASADVEKMILGNKCDINEKRQVSKDRGEKLALEYSIKFMETSAKANINVENAFLTLARDIKSKMDTKLEGNNPQGSNHGVKITPEQQKKSSFFRCVLL, encoded by the exons ATGGCGAAGACCTACGATTATTTGTTTAAACTGCTGTTAATCGGGGATTCCGGTGTCGGGAAGACCTGTGTGCTGTTCAGGTTCTCGGAGGATGCCTTTAACTCGACGTTTATTTCGACGATAG GTATCGATTTCAAGATCAGGACAATAGAACTAGATGGCAAGAAGATAAAGTTACAGATATG GGACACGGCAGGACAAGAACGATTCCGAACTATCACGACAGCATATTACAGAGGAGCAATG GGTATCATGCTGGTTTATGATATTACCAATGAGAAATCATTTGACAACATCAAAAACTGGATCCGAAACATAGAAGAG CATGCATCAGCAGATGTAGAAAAAATGATTTTGGGGAACAAATGTGACATTAATGAGAAGAGGCAGGTGTCCAAAGACCGAGGCGAGAAG CTGGCGTTAGAGTACAGCATCAAGTTCATGGAGACGAGTGCGAAGGCTAATATCAATGTTGAGAAC GCATTCTTAACGCTCGCCAGAGACATAAAATCAAAGATGGACACGAAATTG GAGGGTAACAATCCTCAGGGCAGCAACCACGGAGTGAAAATTACCCCTGAACAGCAGAAAAAGAGCAGCTTCTTTCGTTGTGTGCTACTGTGA